Proteins from a single region of Catenulispora acidiphila DSM 44928:
- a CDS encoding LLM class flavin-dependent oxidoreductase: MSTDKTGKKLHLNAFLMDTGHHEASWRLPESDPYAVWDVEYYKRVARIAERGKLDSIFFADSPAQGHDPTRRPPGKLEPTVLLTVIAGATEHIGLIATASTSYNEPFNLARRFASVDIASRGRVGWNIVTTAGADAARNFGLDDVPLHKERYDRADEFLDVVTKLWDSWADDATVADKEAGVHTLREKVRAINHRGRFFRVDGPLNSPRPPQGWPLLVQAGSSQDGKEFAAAWAEAVFTAQQTLEDSQAFYSDLKARTAAHGRDPESIKILPGIVPVIGDTEAEAREIEDHLERLIDPEHQKRNLAARFKLDPDALDLDQPLPLHLLPKEDEIEDAKSRYTLIVDLARRENLTVRQLIARLGGGRGHRTFTGTPVQIADTLQHYFENGAADGFNIMPAVLPSGLEAFVDKVVPILQERGLFRTEYEGATLRERYGLARPANRIHDVVDRRVGTAS; this comes from the coding sequence ATGAGCACAGACAAGACCGGCAAGAAGCTCCATCTCAACGCGTTCCTCATGGACACCGGGCATCACGAGGCGTCGTGGCGGCTGCCGGAGTCCGATCCGTACGCGGTCTGGGACGTCGAGTACTACAAGCGCGTGGCGCGGATCGCCGAGCGCGGCAAGCTGGACTCGATCTTCTTCGCCGACAGCCCGGCTCAGGGCCACGATCCCACGCGGCGTCCGCCAGGCAAGCTCGAACCGACCGTGCTGCTGACCGTCATCGCCGGCGCCACCGAGCACATCGGGCTGATCGCCACCGCGTCCACCTCGTACAACGAGCCGTTCAACCTGGCCCGGCGCTTCGCCTCGGTGGACATCGCCTCCCGCGGCCGGGTGGGCTGGAACATCGTCACCACGGCCGGCGCCGACGCCGCCCGCAACTTCGGCCTGGACGACGTGCCGCTGCACAAGGAGCGGTACGACCGGGCCGATGAGTTCCTCGACGTCGTCACCAAGCTGTGGGACAGCTGGGCCGACGACGCGACGGTCGCCGACAAGGAGGCCGGCGTCCACACCCTGCGGGAGAAGGTGCGCGCGATCAACCACCGCGGCCGGTTCTTCCGCGTCGACGGTCCGCTGAACTCGCCGCGCCCGCCCCAGGGCTGGCCGCTGCTGGTCCAGGCCGGTTCCTCGCAGGACGGCAAGGAGTTCGCCGCGGCCTGGGCCGAGGCGGTGTTCACCGCGCAGCAGACGCTGGAGGATTCGCAGGCCTTCTACTCCGACCTGAAGGCCCGGACGGCCGCGCACGGACGCGACCCCGAAAGCATCAAGATCCTGCCCGGCATCGTGCCGGTCATCGGCGACACCGAAGCCGAGGCCCGCGAGATCGAGGACCACCTGGAGCGGCTGATCGACCCCGAACACCAGAAGCGCAACCTCGCCGCCCGTTTCAAGCTGGACCCGGACGCCCTCGACCTGGACCAGCCGCTGCCGCTGCACCTGCTGCCGAAGGAGGACGAGATCGAGGACGCCAAGAGCCGGTACACGCTCATCGTCGACCTGGCCCGGCGGGAGAACCTGACCGTGCGCCAACTGATCGCCCGCCTCGGCGGCGGCCGCGGCCACCGCACCTTCACCGGAACCCCGGTGCAGATCGCCGACACCCTCCAGCACTACTTCGAGAACGGCGCCGCCGACGGCTTCAACATCATGCCGGCCGTCCTCCCCTCCGGGCTGGAGGCGTTCGTCGACAAGGTCGTCCCGATCCTTCAAGAACGCGGCCTGTTCCGCACGGAGTACGAAGGCGCCACGCTGCGCGAACGCTACGGACTGGCGCGCCCGGCCAACCGGATCCACGATGTGGTCGACCGACGGGTGGGTACCGCTTCGTGA
- a CDS encoding ABC transporter ATP-binding protein, producing MTAALVSSEKTAPSGGEPPDARWLRRLAGYCLRHRTDLVAAYGAALVAAIATAVLPLVLRHIVDGVDDRSLRMTPWLLVLAGLGLLRFAGSFLRRYCSGRLSLGVQYDLRNDALAALLRLGGGYQDELRTGQVVSRSISDITLIQQLLQMLPNMTGNFLMFFVSLVFMAVLSPVLTLVALVVAPALYAIARHSRKDLFPANWHAQQEAAEVATGVEEAVTGVRVVKGFGQEEREIRELETRARRLFSSRVRVARLTSRYNPALQAVPPLGQVAVLALGGWLALRGDITLGTFLAFTTYLSSFVNPVRQVATLLTVWQQARAGVERVLDIVDVTPGIADRPDAADLPDVPLALEWDGVVYGHGEQGGRPLLNGFSLRVEPGETLALVGAAGSGKSTAAYLIPRFYDPGEGSVRIGGVDVRDLRLASLRSRLGFVFEDSHLVAGTIGANIAFAEPDAPIERIRAAARVARADEFIDTLPDGYDTVVGEQGLTLSGGQRQRIALARAILRDPAVLILDDATSAIDARVEKEIHAGLHGVTQQRTTLIIAHRASTLELADRIAVLDGGRVVDIGTAAELQERSAVYRALLSGEPAPGELDIDAAEAAGPYRPGGITEALWQRPADDAEAGEAVGLRVAQAFAARAAGAGHGGGRGALGGGVLGSAPPTPQMLAHLEQVPLIDQDPDIRSDQARSADPHFGLASLIRPFRGALLLGLILVALDAAAEIAVPVLVRHGVDSGIARGSERALLLVSLVAAAIVLADWIAGVCQVRVTGRTGERLLYTLRVKTFAQLQRLGLDYYEREQAGRIMTRMTTDVDSLSNFLQTGLATLVVSVLTVFGVLIALLVINAGLALVLVAALPVLAAATAVFRRRSVPAYLDAREKVSAVNADLQENVTLIRVTQAFGREAYNHRAFAVRAWAFRDSRLYAQRLMATFFPFVEFLSVVASAAVLFVGARQVRSGALTAGTLIAFLLCVDLFFSPIQQLSQVFDGYQQAVVGLGRLRALMRTPSATPASPDPVTASELAGEIEFDDVGFGYRTEADGAEPREVLHGISFRIAAGETVALVGTTGAGKSTIVKLVARFYDPTSGAVRVDGVDVRDYDLGRFRHRLGIVPQESHISGGTVRDAIAYGRPDATDTAVEAAARAVGAHEMVAGLPHGYRTDVGERGRTLSAGQRQLLALARAELVDPDILLLDEATASLDLATERRVALATAALTRRRTTIVVAHRLTTAMAADRIVVLGHGRVLEAGPHSELLQADGPYARLWQAFQSTGPTADIDVLSQAQSSQAESSPAQSSQAQGENR from the coding sequence GTGACCGCAGCCCTCGTCAGCTCCGAGAAGACAGCGCCCAGCGGCGGCGAGCCGCCCGATGCCAGATGGCTGCGACGGCTGGCCGGCTACTGTCTGAGGCACCGCACGGACCTGGTCGCCGCGTACGGAGCCGCGCTCGTAGCCGCCATCGCGACCGCGGTGCTGCCGCTGGTGCTGCGTCACATCGTCGACGGCGTCGACGACCGCTCGCTGCGGATGACGCCGTGGCTGCTGGTCCTGGCCGGGCTGGGACTGCTGCGGTTCGCCGGCAGCTTCCTGCGTCGCTACTGCTCCGGCCGGCTCTCTCTCGGCGTGCAGTACGACCTGCGCAACGACGCCCTGGCCGCCCTGCTGCGCCTCGGCGGCGGCTACCAGGACGAACTGCGCACCGGCCAGGTGGTGAGCCGGTCGATCTCGGACATCACCCTCATCCAGCAGCTGCTCCAGATGTTGCCGAACATGACCGGCAACTTCCTGATGTTCTTCGTCTCGCTGGTCTTCATGGCCGTGCTCTCGCCGGTCCTGACGCTCGTGGCTCTGGTGGTGGCACCCGCGCTGTACGCCATCGCCCGGCATAGCCGCAAGGACCTGTTCCCTGCCAACTGGCACGCGCAGCAGGAGGCGGCCGAGGTCGCCACCGGTGTCGAGGAGGCCGTGACCGGCGTCCGCGTGGTCAAGGGCTTCGGGCAGGAGGAGCGCGAGATCCGCGAGCTCGAAACCCGGGCGCGCCGGCTGTTCTCCTCCCGGGTGCGGGTGGCGCGGCTGACCAGCCGCTACAACCCGGCCCTGCAGGCCGTGCCCCCGCTGGGCCAGGTCGCCGTGCTGGCGCTCGGCGGGTGGCTGGCGCTGCGCGGCGACATCACGCTCGGCACCTTTCTGGCGTTCACCACCTACCTGAGCTCCTTCGTGAACCCGGTCCGCCAGGTCGCCACGCTGCTGACTGTGTGGCAGCAGGCGCGCGCCGGCGTCGAGCGGGTGCTGGACATCGTCGATGTCACACCCGGTATCGCGGACCGCCCGGACGCCGCGGACCTGCCGGACGTTCCTCTCGCGCTGGAGTGGGACGGCGTCGTCTACGGGCACGGTGAGCAAGGCGGCAGGCCGCTGCTGAACGGCTTCTCGCTGCGGGTGGAGCCCGGCGAGACCCTCGCGCTTGTCGGCGCCGCCGGTTCCGGCAAGTCGACGGCGGCCTACCTCATCCCGCGCTTCTACGACCCCGGGGAAGGTTCGGTCCGCATCGGCGGTGTCGACGTACGGGACCTGCGGTTGGCGTCGTTGCGCTCCCGCCTGGGGTTCGTCTTCGAGGACAGCCACCTGGTCGCGGGCACCATCGGGGCGAACATCGCCTTCGCCGAACCGGACGCCCCGATCGAGCGGATCCGCGCCGCGGCCCGCGTCGCCCGCGCGGACGAGTTCATCGACACCCTGCCGGACGGCTACGACACCGTCGTCGGCGAGCAGGGCCTGACCCTGTCCGGAGGGCAGCGGCAACGGATCGCGCTGGCCAGGGCGATCCTGCGCGATCCGGCCGTGCTGATCCTGGACGACGCCACCTCGGCGATCGACGCGCGCGTGGAGAAGGAGATCCACGCCGGTCTGCACGGGGTCACCCAGCAGCGCACCACGCTGATCATCGCTCACCGCGCCTCGACACTGGAGCTGGCTGACCGGATCGCCGTCCTGGACGGCGGCCGGGTCGTCGACATCGGGACCGCGGCCGAGCTCCAGGAACGCAGCGCGGTCTATCGGGCGCTGCTCTCCGGCGAGCCCGCACCCGGCGAGCTCGACATCGACGCCGCCGAAGCGGCCGGTCCCTACCGGCCGGGCGGGATCACCGAAGCGCTGTGGCAGCGGCCTGCCGACGACGCCGAGGCCGGCGAAGCGGTCGGGCTGCGGGTCGCGCAGGCTTTCGCGGCGCGCGCCGCCGGTGCCGGCCACGGCGGCGGCCGGGGCGCGCTGGGCGGCGGCGTCCTCGGATCGGCGCCGCCGACCCCGCAGATGCTCGCGCATCTGGAGCAGGTACCGCTGATCGACCAGGATCCTGACATCCGCTCCGACCAGGCGCGGTCCGCCGATCCCCACTTCGGGCTCGCCTCGTTGATCCGGCCCTTCCGCGGCGCCCTGCTGCTCGGACTGATCCTGGTCGCCCTGGACGCGGCCGCCGAGATCGCCGTGCCGGTCCTGGTCCGGCACGGCGTCGACTCCGGTATCGCGCGCGGGTCCGAGCGCGCGCTGCTGCTGGTCTCCCTGGTGGCGGCCGCGATCGTCCTGGCCGACTGGATCGCCGGGGTGTGCCAGGTCCGCGTCACCGGCCGTACCGGTGAGCGGCTGCTCTACACGTTGCGGGTCAAGACCTTCGCCCAGCTGCAGCGGCTCGGGCTCGACTACTACGAGCGGGAGCAGGCCGGGCGGATCATGACCCGGATGACGACGGACGTGGACTCGCTGTCGAACTTCCTGCAGACCGGGCTGGCGACGCTGGTGGTCAGCGTGCTCACGGTGTTCGGTGTCCTGATCGCGCTGCTGGTCATCAACGCCGGGCTGGCGTTGGTGCTGGTGGCCGCCCTACCGGTGCTGGCCGCCGCGACCGCGGTCTTCCGGCGGCGGTCGGTGCCGGCGTACCTGGACGCCCGGGAGAAGGTCAGCGCGGTCAACGCCGATCTGCAGGAGAACGTGACACTGATCCGGGTCACGCAGGCGTTCGGGCGCGAGGCGTACAACCACCGGGCCTTCGCCGTGCGGGCTTGGGCGTTTCGCGACTCGCGGCTGTACGCGCAGCGGTTGATGGCGACGTTCTTCCCCTTCGTGGAGTTTCTCAGCGTCGTCGCCAGTGCGGCCGTGCTTTTCGTGGGTGCGCGCCAAGTGCGTTCCGGGGCGCTCACTGCCGGGACGTTGATCGCGTTTCTGCTCTGCGTCGACCTCTTCTTCTCGCCGATCCAGCAGCTCTCCCAAGTCTTCGACGGCTATCAGCAGGCTGTGGTCGGGCTGGGACGGCTGCGGGCGTTGATGCGTACGCCCTCTGCGACGCCGGCGTCTCCGGACCCGGTCACGGCGTCGGAGTTGGCAGGGGAGATCGAGTTCGACGACGTGGGCTTCGGTTATCGGACCGAGGCCGACGGCGCCGAGCCGCGCGAGGTGTTGCACGGCATCAGCTTCCGGATCGCCGCCGGCGAGACCGTCGCCCTGGTCGGGACCACCGGCGCCGGCAAGTCGACGATCGTCAAGCTGGTCGCCCGGTTCTACGATCCCACCTCCGGGGCGGTGCGCGTCGACGGCGTCGATGTGCGCGACTACGACCTCGGCCGGTTCCGGCACCGGCTGGGCATCGTGCCGCAGGAGTCGCACATCTCCGGCGGCACCGTGCGCGACGCGATCGCCTACGGCCGGCCCGACGCCACCGACACCGCGGTGGAGGCCGCGGCCCGGGCGGTCGGCGCGCACGAGATGGTCGCCGGGCTGCCCCACGGGTACCGCACCGACGTCGGGGAGCGCGGCCGGACGCTCTCGGCGGGGCAGCGGCAGCTGCTGGCGCTGGCCCGCGCCGAGCTCGTCGACCCCGACATCCTGCTGCTCGACGAGGCCACCGCCTCCCTGGACCTGGCCACCGAGCGCCGGGTCGCCCTCGCGACCGCCGCGCTGACCCGCCGTCGCACCACCATCGTGGTCGCCCACCGGCTCACCACCGCCATGGCCGCCGACCGGATCGTGGTGCTCGGCCACGGCCGGGTGCTCGAGGCCGGTCCGCATTCCGAGCTGCTTCAGGCCGACGGGCCCTACGCGCGGCTGTGGCAGGCGTTCCAGAGCACCGGTCCCACCGCTGACATCGACGTGTTGTCGCAAGCCCAGTCTTCGCAAGCCGAGTCTTCGCCAGCCCAGTCTTCGCAAGCCCAAGGAGAGAATCGATGA
- a CDS encoding aldo/keto reductase, producing MSIPLRPFGRTGVKVSALALGTMMFGPRGNPDHDDSIRIVHRALDAGINLVDTADVYSQGESETIVGKALAGRRDSVFLATKFHGRMGEDANRFGNSRRWIVKAVEESLARLQTDHIDLYQVHRPEDDTDIDETLGALSDLVHQGKIRYIGTSTFEPSGIVEAQWVAEKRGRERVVAEQPPYSVLARGIEREVLPVAQKYGLAVIPWSPLAGGWLTGKFRVGAAQPETSRGAQQGRFEIGDPANADKLQAVEALALLAEEAGISLVHLALAFVLEHPAVTAPIIGPRTFEQLEGQLDAASLRLAPDVLDEIDKIVPPGVTLSARDAGYNPPSVTDSARRRRA from the coding sequence ATGAGCATCCCCCTGCGTCCGTTCGGACGTACCGGCGTCAAGGTCAGCGCGCTCGCGCTGGGCACGATGATGTTCGGACCCCGCGGCAACCCGGATCACGACGACAGCATCCGGATCGTCCACCGGGCCCTGGACGCCGGGATCAACCTGGTCGACACCGCGGACGTGTACAGCCAGGGCGAGTCCGAGACGATCGTCGGCAAGGCCCTGGCCGGCCGCCGCGACAGCGTCTTCCTGGCCACGAAGTTCCACGGCCGGATGGGGGAGGACGCCAACCGCTTCGGCAACTCCCGCCGGTGGATCGTCAAGGCGGTCGAGGAATCGCTCGCGCGTCTCCAGACCGACCACATCGACCTGTACCAGGTGCACCGTCCCGAGGACGACACCGACATCGACGAAACCCTCGGCGCGCTGTCCGATCTCGTCCACCAGGGCAAGATCCGCTACATCGGCACCTCGACCTTCGAGCCGTCCGGCATCGTGGAGGCCCAGTGGGTGGCCGAGAAGCGCGGCCGGGAGCGGGTGGTGGCCGAACAACCCCCGTACTCGGTCCTCGCCCGCGGCATCGAGCGCGAGGTCCTGCCGGTCGCGCAGAAATACGGACTCGCGGTGATCCCCTGGAGCCCCCTGGCCGGAGGCTGGTTGACCGGCAAGTTCCGCGTCGGCGCAGCGCAGCCCGAGACCAGCCGCGGCGCCCAGCAGGGCCGCTTCGAGATCGGCGACCCGGCCAACGCCGACAAACTCCAGGCGGTCGAAGCCCTGGCCCTCCTCGCCGAGGAAGCAGGCATCTCACTGGTCCACCTGGCGCTGGCGTTCGTGCTGGAGCACCCGGCCGTCACGGCGCCGATCATCGGCCCCCGCACGTTCGAGCAGCTCGAAGGACAGCTCGACGCGGCATCCCTGCGGTTGGCACCGGACGTCCTCGACGAGATCGACAAGATCGTGCCCCCGGGCGTCACCCTGTCCGCACGCGATGCCGGATATAACCCGCCGTCGGTCACCGACTCCGCCCGTCGGCGCCGTGCCTGA